From a single Anaerolineales bacterium genomic region:
- a CDS encoding molybdopterin-dependent oxidoreductase, whose amino-acid sequence MNITLKINGIEHIIDAPASTTLLAALRGLGFHGVKFGDEHGLSGADTVLLDSKPVNAGSMLAAQAEGHSIATIEALGEHPEQGWKKTDGLHPLQRAFVESGAIQCGYCTPAQILAAKSLLDENPNPTEAEVREAISGVLCRCTGYLKPVQAVMKAAAEMRGDEPIDIRSINWDFGTPPSDSPATDAPASSPTSVLVRPKVVVTPESQTWQTVGKPEIKVDAIKLVQGKPAFAGDFESRGLLHAKVLHSPHAHARIKKIDTSKAKELDGVAAVLTWQDIPRVVYSTAGQSDPIPGPLDSFSLDHKVRFVGDRVAFVAAETPEIAEKALSLIEVEYEILPAILDSREALDNPIKIHDEPEYVNFADSNPDKNLAAHIRIDIGDVEKGFAEADEIFEAEYEVPKVQQAHIEPHVAVTYWDEDDRLVIRTSTQVPFHVRRMLAPVLGLPVKRIRVIKPRIGGGFGGKQEVLMEDVPAHLTIATKRPVIYEYTREEEFIAARSRHPMRIKMKTGVKKDGTITANSMYALSDTGAYGCHALTVTGNTGHKAMALYVGDGEFRKSPNIRFYADVVYTNTPPAGAFRGYGVPQGYWPLDRHIEKIARAMGFDPIEFRLKNTIRPGEYHPFSTAWNEGREPRPEIIHTVGLEQCVGQGKAAIGWDQKFGNNEWKKVANGTKRKGIGTAFVMQGTAIPYLDMGGASIKMNDDGSFNLLVGATDLGTGSDTVLAQMAAEVLGVPVEDIICYSSDTDFTPFDKGAYASSTTYISGTAATKAAQIAAERIKIRAATMLGLSESEYSNIRLAEKKAIAPDGRSVTLAEVALDTLHKNNQEQIMGVASYVSPVSPPPFAAQFAEVTVDMETGQVTVDKLVMAVDSGVIVNPLTASGQIEGGMTQALGYAVCEEMRYDEKGNAIERDFDRYHIFRSDEMPELETIFVETFEPSHPFGVKAVAEIPMDGVAPAVGNAILDAIGVNVDEIPVTPEKVWKALKSQ is encoded by the coding sequence AGACGCGCCCGCATCCACCACCCTGCTTGCCGCCCTGCGCGGACTGGGCTTTCACGGCGTGAAGTTCGGCGACGAGCACGGGCTTTCGGGCGCAGACACCGTCCTGCTGGACAGCAAACCCGTCAACGCGGGGTCGATGCTCGCGGCGCAGGCGGAAGGTCACAGCATTGCCACCATCGAAGCGCTCGGCGAACATCCCGAACAGGGCTGGAAGAAGACCGACGGCTTGCATCCGCTCCAACGCGCGTTTGTCGAATCCGGCGCGATCCAATGCGGCTACTGCACGCCCGCGCAAATCCTTGCAGCGAAGAGTCTGCTCGACGAAAACCCGAACCCGACCGAGGCGGAGGTCCGCGAGGCGATCTCCGGCGTCCTGTGCCGCTGCACGGGCTATCTCAAACCCGTCCAGGCGGTGATGAAAGCGGCGGCGGAAATGCGCGGCGACGAGCCGATCGACATCCGCTCGATCAATTGGGATTTCGGGACTCCCCCGTCCGACTCTCCCGCCACTGATGCGCCCGCCTCTTCTCCGACCTCCGTGCTGGTTCGACCCAAAGTGGTAGTCACACCCGAAAGCCAGACCTGGCAGACGGTCGGCAAGCCCGAGATCAAAGTGGACGCGATCAAACTGGTGCAGGGCAAGCCCGCCTTCGCAGGTGACTTCGAGTCGCGCGGATTGCTCCATGCGAAGGTCTTGCACTCGCCGCACGCGCATGCGCGCATCAAGAAGATTGACACATCGAAAGCCAAAGAACTCGACGGCGTCGCCGCGGTGTTAACGTGGCAGGATATTCCACGCGTGGTGTATTCCACGGCAGGACAATCCGACCCAATCCCCGGTCCGCTCGATTCGTTCTCATTGGATCACAAAGTCCGCTTCGTCGGCGACCGCGTGGCGTTCGTCGCGGCAGAGACTCCTGAAATCGCGGAGAAGGCGTTATCGCTGATCGAAGTGGAATATGAAATCCTGCCCGCCATTTTGGACTCACGTGAAGCGCTGGACAATCCCATAAAAATTCATGACGAGCCGGAATACGTCAACTTCGCGGATTCCAATCCCGATAAAAATCTTGCGGCGCACATCCGCATTGACATCGGCGACGTGGAAAAGGGCTTTGCCGAAGCGGATGAAATTTTCGAAGCCGAATATGAGGTGCCGAAAGTCCAGCAGGCGCATATCGAGCCGCATGTGGCAGTGACCTATTGGGATGAAGATGATCGCTTGGTGATCCGCACATCCACACAGGTTCCGTTCCATGTGCGCCGCATGCTCGCGCCTGTGCTGGGTCTGCCTGTGAAGCGCATCCGCGTCATCAAGCCGCGCATCGGCGGCGGATTTGGCGGCAAGCAGGAAGTGTTGATGGAAGACGTGCCCGCGCACCTGACCATCGCCACCAAGCGCCCCGTCATCTACGAATACACGCGTGAAGAGGAATTCATCGCGGCGCGCTCACGCCATCCCATGCGGATCAAGATGAAGACCGGCGTAAAGAAAGATGGAACGATCACCGCCAATTCGATGTACGCGCTTTCGGATACTGGCGCGTATGGCTGTCATGCGTTGACCGTGACGGGCAATACCGGTCACAAGGCGATGGCATTGTATGTTGGTGACGGCGAATTCCGTAAGAGTCCCAACATCCGCTTCTACGCGGACGTGGTGTACACCAACACGCCGCCCGCCGGCGCCTTCCGCGGATATGGCGTGCCGCAGGGATATTGGCCCCTCGACCGTCACATAGAGAAGATCGCGCGCGCGATGGGCTTCGACCCCATCGAGTTCCGTTTGAAGAACACCATCCGCCCCGGTGAGTATCATCCCTTCTCGACGGCATGGAACGAAGGACGCGAACCGCGTCCTGAGATCATCCACACGGTTGGACTGGAGCAATGCGTCGGGCAAGGCAAGGCGGCAATTGGCTGGGACCAAAAATTTGGCAACAACGAGTGGAAAAAGGTAGCAAACGGCACAAAACGCAAGGGCATTGGCACGGCGTTCGTCATGCAGGGAACTGCCATCCCCTATTTGGACATGGGCGGCGCATCGATCAAGATGAATGACGACGGTTCGTTCAACCTGCTCGTCGGCGCAACGGACTTGGGCACCGGCTCGGATACCGTCCTTGCACAGATGGCGGCGGAAGTGCTGGGCGTGCCGGTCGAAGATATCATCTGCTATTCATCGGATACGGATTTCACGCCGTTCGATAAAGGCGCGTACGCCTCTTCAACGACATACATTTCAGGGACTGCCGCCACCAAAGCGGCGCAGATCGCGGCGGAGCGCATCAAGATCCGCGCGGCAACCATGCTTGGACTTTCGGAATCCGAATATTCGAATATTCGATTGGCGGAGAAAAAGGCGATTGCACCTGATGGTCGCTCCGTCACGCTTGCCGAAGTTGCATTGGACACCCTGCACAAGAACAACCAGGAGCAGATCATGGGCGTGGCAAGTTACGTCTCGCCCGTCTCGCCGCCGCCGTTCGCCGCGCAATTCGCCGAAGTGACCGTTGACATGGAAACCGGACAGGTCACCGTGGACAAACTCGTCATGGCAGTCGACTCGGGTGTGATCGTCAATCCGCTCACGGCTTCGGGACAGATCGAAGGCGGCATGACACAGGCGCTCGGTTACGCGGTCTGCGAGGAGATGCGCTACGATGAAAAGGGCAACGCCATTGAGCGTGACTTCGACCGTTATCATATCTTCCGCTCGGATGAAATGCCCGAACTGGAAACCATCTTCGTGGAGACCTTCGAGCCAAGCCATCCCTTCGGCGTGAAGGCGGTGGCGGAGATTCCGATGGACGGCGTCGCGCCTGCCGTCGGCAATGCGATTTTGGACGCCATCGGTGTGAATGTGGACGAGATCCCCGTCACGCCGGAGAAGGTCTGGAAGGCGCTTAAGAGTCAGTAA
- a CDS encoding DHH family phosphoesterase — translation MSDQIYVVGHINPDTDSIASAMGYAWLRRERDGEDTIAARAGALNAQTAWVLKALNLDAPTLLTDASPRFGSVMRRLDTIRPDSQLGAAWILASKTGGIAPVVGEDGMPYGIINGLSLFKYFTEILGPRPGDTTVREMMSEPCKDATDTDIPKFSANTHIRDVLNRLLRDEHNDYWVVDENGAYVGIAHQREVINPPRLKVILVDHNEPRQAIAALEEAELLEILDHHRLGNPHTHQPIRFTVDIVGSTSTLVAEQTAEAGLSMPPALAGMLLAGLLSDTLILTSPTTTPRDHAAAEKLSRWAFVGGSPLKGETVESYGKAVLSAGAGLSNRDPKEVVSTDIKSFEGGGFKFAVAQVEVTDILQLTEHLDPLQHALDDLRDKRGLDFAMLLVTDVVRGTSRLLTCSDAPPILNDLPYPPLPDRTRDAKGVVSRKKQLLPAVLGLLER, via the coding sequence ATGTCCGACCAAATTTATGTCGTAGGTCATATCAATCCGGATACCGATTCCATCGCGTCTGCCATGGGATACGCCTGGCTGCGCCGCGAGCGGGACGGCGAAGATACCATCGCGGCGCGCGCCGGGGCGTTGAACGCGCAGACGGCGTGGGTGCTGAAAGCGCTCAATCTGGATGCGCCCACCCTGCTGACGGATGCTTCGCCGCGCTTCGGATCTGTCATGCGGCGGCTCGACACCATCCGGCCTGATTCCCAGCTCGGGGCGGCGTGGATCCTTGCCAGCAAGACCGGCGGCATCGCGCCTGTCGTCGGCGAAGACGGCATGCCCTACGGTATCATCAACGGCTTGAGTTTGTTCAAATATTTCACTGAAATTCTCGGTCCGCGCCCCGGGGATACGACCGTGCGCGAGATGATGTCTGAACCATGCAAGGATGCGACCGATACCGACATCCCCAAATTCTCTGCCAACACCCACATCCGCGACGTGTTGAACAGACTCCTGCGCGACGAACACAATGATTATTGGGTTGTGGACGAGAACGGCGCGTACGTCGGCATTGCCCACCAGCGCGAGGTCATCAACCCGCCGCGCTTGAAGGTCATTCTGGTCGACCATAATGAACCGCGCCAGGCGATCGCCGCGCTCGAAGAAGCCGAATTGCTGGAAATTCTCGATCATCACCGGCTCGGCAATCCGCATACGCATCAACCCATCCGCTTCACGGTGGATATCGTCGGCTCGACCTCCACGCTGGTGGCGGAACAGACCGCCGAAGCGGGTCTTTCCATGCCGCCCGCCCTGGCAGGGATGCTTCTCGCCGGACTGTTATCGGATACGCTTATCCTGACCTCTCCCACGACCACGCCGCGCGACCATGCCGCCGCCGAGAAGTTGTCCCGTTGGGCATTCGTCGGCGGAAGTCCGCTCAAAGGCGAGACGGTCGAATCGTATGGCAAAGCCGTGCTCTCGGCGGGCGCGGGGCTTTCCAACCGCGATCCGAAGGAAGTCGTCAGCACGGATATTAAATCCTTCGAAGGCGGCGGATTCAAGTTCGCCGTGGCGCAGGTCGAGGTGACCGACATCCTGCAATTGACCGAGCATCTCGATCCGCTCCAGCACGCATTGGACGATCTGCGCGACAAACGCGGCTTGGACTTTGCAATGCTGCTCGTCACGGACGTGGTGCGCGGCACGAGCCGCCTGCTGACCTGCTCGGACGCTCCGCCCATCCTGAACGACCTACCCTACCCGCCCCTGCCCGACCGCACCCGCGACGCCAAAGGCGTGGTATCGAGGAAGAAACAATTGCTGCCCGCCGTGCTGGGTCTGCTGGAGCGGTAA
- a CDS encoding XdhC family protein has translation MNTSIYQALSEIEKNFGSAALCTVTKSEGSTPRHVGSKMLVYPDGKFIGTVGGGDLEHRVLDEAWMAISDGKPRHLHYNMADPSRGDPGVCGGQVEVFVEPILPPPLLVVVGAGHVGKAVVHLAKWLGFRVAVSDDRAEFCTPEATPGADAYYPVTMDKLPEQITIDKRTYLILTTRGSSVDAAGITPLLESSAAYIGVIGSRRRWATTVKALKAKGVAEEKIARVHSPIGLELQAETPEEIAVSIMAEVLMLKDKGTGKLMKG, from the coding sequence ATGAACACTTCAATCTACCAAGCCCTTTCAGAGATCGAAAAGAACTTTGGTTCAGCCGCCCTGTGCACCGTGACAAAAAGCGAAGGCTCCACGCCGAGGCATGTGGGCAGTAAAATGCTCGTTTACCCCGATGGGAAGTTCATCGGAACCGTCGGCGGCGGAGATCTGGAACACCGCGTGCTCGATGAAGCGTGGATGGCGATCAGTGACGGTAAGCCGCGCCATTTGCATTACAACATGGCTGACCCCTCGCGCGGCGATCCCGGCGTGTGCGGAGGTCAGGTGGAGGTGTTTGTGGAACCGATCCTTCCTCCCCCGCTGCTGGTCGTCGTCGGCGCGGGGCACGTGGGCAAGGCAGTTGTCCATTTGGCGAAATGGCTGGGATTTCGCGTCGCTGTCAGCGATGACAGAGCCGAATTCTGCACGCCCGAAGCCACCCCCGGGGCTGATGCGTATTATCCGGTGACGATGGACAAACTTCCGGAGCAGATCACGATCGACAAGCGCACGTATCTCATCCTGACGACGCGCGGCTCCAGCGTGGATGCGGCGGGCATCACGCCCCTGCTTGAGTCGTCCGCTGCGTACATCGGCGTGATCGGCTCACGGCGGCGCTGGGCAACAACAGTCAAGGCGCTGAAGGCAAAGGGCGTGGCGGAAGAGAAGATCGCGCGCGTCCATTCGCCGATCGGGCTGGAACTGCAAGCCGAAACGCCGGAGGAGATCGCGGTCAGCATCATGGCGGAAGTGCTGATGCTCAAGGACAAGGGGACCGGAAAGCTGATGAAAGGTTGA
- the rnk gene encoding nucleoside diphosphate kinase regulator → MSQRNIYITEYDLKRLRDLIADAMSTEYRNSPYLEQLKEELKRGLVVAPAEVPPDVITMNSRARLLDMEDDEEMEFTLVFPQDAAPAEGKISILAPIGTAMLGYREGDIFSWQVPDGMRKIKVVKILFQPEASGNFDL, encoded by the coding sequence ATGAGTCAACGAAACATTTATATTACCGAGTACGACCTGAAACGCCTGCGCGACCTGATCGCCGATGCGATGAGCACCGAGTACCGCAACAGCCCCTACCTGGAACAACTCAAGGAGGAGCTGAAGCGCGGACTGGTGGTCGCCCCGGCGGAGGTGCCGCCGGACGTCATTACGATGAACTCGCGCGCGCGCCTGCTGGACATGGAAGACGATGAAGAGATGGAGTTCACCCTGGTGTTCCCGCAGGACGCTGCGCCCGCGGAAGGGAAGATCTCGATCCTTGCACCGATCGGCACCGCCATGCTGGGATACCGCGAAGGGGATATTTTCTCGTGGCAGGTTCCGGATGGGATGCGCAAGATCAAGGTCGTGAAGATCCTGTTCCAGCCGGAAGCCTCCGGGAATTTTGACCTGTAA
- a CDS encoding SPFH domain-containing protein, with protein MARIFDVIEYANEMSDEIVRRFPDQSSIGDFRIGSQVIVRESQWAVFYRDGNALDVFGPGRHTIATANIPLLIDLIGKAFNDRTPFPAEVYFVSRKEFSNKKWGTPQPIIVRNPGMGLGVALLQGFGTYSFQVKDPQQFVTQIVGVQHTFRTSDIEERLRTMLLSKLQDALGETAAKNSVPEMIGLTEELGAAVRAKAAPDFEAIGLTLKTFYIGNLKPSEKSAQELRDMGMLDMATYTQLQAADAMRDAAQNEGGGAGLTAGIGAGMGIGNIMGQALQGGYQAPQQGGQSGGGASAAAGIPDVMTPSEAAAILKVSEEDVKAAIEAGDLKAKKLGSAYRISKAALEEFLKG; from the coding sequence ATGGCTAGAATTTTTGATGTCATTGAATACGCCAATGAGATGTCCGATGAGATCGTGCGGCGCTTCCCCGACCAAAGCAGCATCGGGGATTTCCGCATCGGTTCACAGGTGATCGTACGCGAAAGCCAGTGGGCGGTGTTCTACCGCGACGGCAACGCGCTGGACGTGTTCGGTCCGGGACGCCACACCATCGCCACCGCGAACATCCCGCTGTTGATCGACCTGATCGGCAAGGCGTTCAATGACCGCACGCCCTTCCCCGCGGAAGTGTACTTCGTCTCACGCAAGGAATTTTCCAACAAAAAATGGGGCACGCCACAACCCATCATCGTCCGCAACCCGGGCATGGGACTGGGCGTGGCGCTGTTGCAGGGATTTGGAACCTACTCCTTCCAAGTGAAGGACCCGCAACAGTTCGTGACCCAGATCGTCGGCGTCCAGCACACCTTCCGCACCAGCGATATCGAAGAACGCCTGCGCACCATGCTGCTCTCCAAACTGCAGGATGCGCTCGGCGAAACCGCGGCGAAGAATTCCGTGCCGGAGATGATCGGTCTGACCGAGGAACTCGGCGCGGCAGTCCGCGCGAAGGCGGCGCCCGACTTCGAAGCCATCGGTCTCACGCTCAAAACCTTCTACATCGGCAATCTCAAGCCGAGTGAGAAATCCGCCCAGGAACTGCGCGACATGGGCATGCTCGACATGGCGACCTACACCCAACTGCAAGCCGCGGACGCGATGCGCGATGCGGCTCAGAACGAAGGCGGCGGAGCTGGTCTGACGGCTGGCATCGGCGCCGGGATGGGGATCGGCAACATCATGGGACAGGCGTTGCAGGGCGGCTATCAAGCTCCCCAGCAAGGCGGTCAATCGGGCGGAGGCGCGTCTGCCGCTGCCGGTATCCCCGATGTGATGACACCCTCGGAAGCCGCCGCGATCTTGAAGGTCTCCGAAGAGGATGTGAAAGCCGCCATCGAAGCGGGCGACCTGAAAGCCAAGAAGCTCGGCAGTGCCTACCGCATCAGCAAGGCGGCGCTGGAAGAGTTTTTGAAGGGGTAG
- a CDS encoding NAD(P)H-hydrate dehydratase, giving the protein MKLVTTAQMRAIEKEADSKGVSYAQMMQNAGRGLAEIVHAVGQANGWDEVTAIVGSGNNGGDALVALTWLAEAGWRTHACLVNRKPDELVTRYLEAGGELVHAAGDAEGGSLSGWLTASAVLLDGLLGTGIKLPLKEEAARVLAETNRILSETDLPPFVVAVDCPSGVDCDTGAAAGETIPADLTLTMAAVKRGLLKLPAFELAGELDVVGIGLPDGLDSWNALTTDAADWEMVADLLPERTPASHKGTFGTAFVVAGSTPYTGAALLAGKAAYRIGAGLVSMAVPEPLHAALAGHLPEAIWLPLPHQNGFISEAAVEVLLSNLERATAVLIGPGLGDMPTTAEFVAQVLPAIKLPLVIDADGLRHVSEIEDWHKKISAPAVLTPHPGEMSALTGLPVFEIQSNREEMAVKFAQEWGHIVVLKGAFTVIASPDGRSTVIPVATPALARAGTGDVLAGLIAGLLAQGLAPYNAAIAGAFVHAQAGLLAAETIGTTASVLASDVLDAVPEIIAGLE; this is encoded by the coding sequence ATGAAACTTGTCACCACCGCCCAAATGCGAGCCATCGAAAAGGAAGCCGATTCCAAAGGCGTGTCCTATGCTCAAATGATGCAAAACGCCGGGCGCGGACTTGCCGAGATCGTCCATGCCGTGGGGCAGGCGAACGGCTGGGACGAGGTCACCGCCATCGTCGGCTCGGGCAATAACGGCGGCGACGCGCTGGTCGCGCTCACATGGCTGGCGGAAGCGGGCTGGCGCACGCACGCCTGTCTCGTCAACCGCAAACCCGATGAACTTGTCACGCGCTACCTCGAAGCGGGCGGCGAACTTGTCCATGCGGCGGGGGATGCGGAGGGCGGGTCCCTGTCTGGCTGGTTGACCGCATCCGCCGTCCTGTTGGATGGTCTGCTTGGGACGGGGATCAAACTCCCGCTTAAGGAAGAAGCGGCGCGCGTCCTTGCCGAAACGAATCGCATCCTGTCCGAAACCGATTTGCCGCCCTTCGTCGTCGCCGTCGATTGTCCCTCCGGCGTTGATTGTGATACGGGCGCAGCCGCCGGTGAAACCATCCCCGCCGATCTCACGCTCACGATGGCGGCGGTCAAGCGGGGCTTGCTCAAACTGCCCGCGTTCGAACTGGCGGGCGAACTGGATGTGGTCGGGATCGGTCTGCCTGACGGTTTGGATTCATGGAATGCGCTCACAACGGATGCTGCGGATTGGGAGATGGTCGCAGACCTGCTGCCGGAGCGAACCCCCGCTTCGCACAAAGGGACGTTTGGTACGGCTTTCGTTGTGGCTGGCTCTACACCCTACACAGGCGCGGCTCTGCTGGCTGGGAAAGCTGCCTACCGCATCGGCGCCGGTTTGGTGAGCATGGCTGTGCCCGAGCCCTTGCACGCCGCGCTGGCAGGACACCTGCCCGAAGCCATCTGGCTCCCGCTCCCGCATCAGAATGGTTTCATCTCCGAAGCCGCCGTTGAGGTCCTTTTGAGCAACCTGGAACGCGCCACCGCAGTCCTGATCGGTCCCGGCCTTGGCGATATGCCGACGACCGCGGAATTCGTCGCGCAGGTACTGCCCGCGATAAAACTCCCGTTGGTCATCGATGCCGATGGATTACGGCACGTTTCTGAAATCGAAGATTGGCATAAAAAAATATCCGCGCCTGCCGTGCTGACGCCGCACCCCGGCGAAATGTCCGCACTGACGGGCTTACCCGTCTTTGAGATCCAATCCAATCGCGAAGAGATGGCGGTCAAATTCGCGCAGGAATGGGGGCATATCGTTGTGTTGAAAGGCGCGTTCACCGTCATCGCCTCGCCTGACGGGCGCTCGACGGTTATTCCTGTTGCCACACCCGCTCTCGCCCGTGCCGGTACCGGCGACGTGCTGGCAGGTTTGATCGCCGGTCTGCTCGCACAAGGACTCGCTCCCTATAATGCCGCCATCGCAGGCGCGTTCGTCCATGCGCAGGCGGGTCTGCTCGCCGCCGAAACGATTGGCACGACCGCCTCCGTGCTGGCAAGTGATGTGCTGGATGCCGTCCCTGAGATCATTGCCGGGTTGGAATAA
- a CDS encoding toll/interleukin-1 receptor domain-containing protein yields the protein MKPDNLIPSFVTSFVEADRILSRQREEKPTDKIQAASLLFRSYELILLELLASAEIPIGDRWSLGKLSQEVFSKIDFPPELKEELTEVVQHRNMLAHAHPAVSIPDSFLITDLHAIRKLALWYLQNYYKGPKLNAQAAGMLLKGENFTLPKAVFISYAREDQSQANHLYDTLINRGHKPWMDKRDLIAGQNWESEIRRAIEKADFFIALMSSKSVTKRGFVQKEIRFALDILGEIPPGRIYFIPARLEICEVPDIIKHLHWVDLQKDEDYSQILQAIEHE from the coding sequence ATGAAACCTGATAATCTAATTCCTTCCTTTGTAACTTCATTCGTAGAAGCAGACCGCATATTAAGCCGTCAGCGTGAAGAAAAGCCCACAGATAAAATACAAGCGGCATCACTTCTATTTCGTTCTTATGAATTAATTTTGCTAGAATTGTTGGCAAGTGCTGAAATACCAATTGGTGATAGATGGTCTTTAGGGAAATTAAGCCAAGAAGTTTTTTCCAAAATTGATTTTCCACCTGAATTAAAAGAAGAATTAACAGAAGTTGTGCAACATCGTAATATGCTTGCACACGCCCATCCTGCTGTCTCTATTCCAGATTCTTTCCTTATCACTGATTTACATGCAATCCGCAAATTAGCTCTTTGGTATTTGCAGAATTACTATAAAGGACCAAAGCTGAATGCACAAGCAGCAGGAATGTTGCTAAAGGGCGAGAATTTCACTTTACCAAAAGCAGTCTTTATATCCTATGCTAGAGAAGACCAATCTCAGGCAAACCATTTATATGATACCTTGATTAACCGTGGACATAAGCCGTGGATGGATAAACGAGATTTGATTGCTGGGCAAAACTGGGAAAGTGAAATCAGAAGAGCAATTGAAAAAGCAGATTTTTTTATCGCTTTAATGTCGAGTAAATCTGTAACAAAAAGAGGATTCGTTCAAAAGGAAATACGGTTTGCATTAGATATATTGGGAGAAATACCACCAGGCAGAATATACTTTATACCTGCTCGTCTTGAAATCTGTGAAGTCCCTGATATTATTAAGCATCTTCATTGGGTAGATCTTCAAAAAGATGAAGACTACTCTCAAATCTTACAAGCAATCGAACATGAATAG
- a CDS encoding GNAT family N-acetyltransferase — translation MKIEIQPASLEDKTILRNLMELYAYDFSEFEQSDVDEHGLFGYERLDHYWTEAGRYPFLVRAHGRLAGFALVRNLEESTPVHSIAEFFILRKYRRRGVGKAAAHQIFGMFPGQWRVAQTEDNHPAQAFWRKVISGYTQGNFKEIWSNDDKWKGPIQIFGTESAAISKPPMT, via the coding sequence ATGAAGATCGAAATACAACCCGCCTCGTTGGAAGACAAAACCATCCTGCGCAACCTGATGGAGTTGTATGCCTATGATTTCAGCGAGTTCGAGCAGTCTGATGTGGATGAGCACGGGCTGTTTGGGTACGAACGCCTTGACCACTACTGGACGGAAGCCGGGCGGTATCCATTCCTTGTGCGGGCACACGGCAGGCTGGCGGGCTTCGCACTGGTGAGAAACCTGGAGGAGTCCACTCCCGTTCATTCGATCGCGGAGTTTTTCATTCTTAGAAAATACCGCCGCCGGGGGGTGGGAAAAGCCGCCGCCCATCAGATCTTCGGAATGTTTCCGGGGCAATGGCGGGTGGCGCAGACAGAGGACAACCACCCAGCGCAAGCCTTTTGGCGCAAAGTCATTTCCGGGTACACACAGGGAAACTTCAAAGAGATCTGGTCGAACGATGATAAATGGAAGGGACCCATTCAAATATTCGGCACAGAGTCAGCTGCGATTTCGAAGCCCCCGATGACTTAA
- a CDS encoding FCD domain-containing protein — MLRDRISPNISEFLSYLASHPEAENKLPPLTELSRELGVGVAALREQLEVARSLGLVEVKPRTGMRRKPYSFAPAVLKSLDYAIALNKDHFIAFADLRQHIEIAYWHQAVKLLTTEDHNTLHELVARAWEKLHGNPIEIPHPEHRELHLTIYRRLDNPFVTGILQSYWDAYETVGLNFFTDYNYLTQVWTYHQQMVDAICANDVEAGYKALTEHTDLIHHLLSSSQ, encoded by the coding sequence ATGCTTCGTGATCGGATCTCCCCCAACATTTCAGAGTTTCTCAGCTATCTGGCGTCACACCCGGAGGCGGAGAATAAGCTCCCGCCGTTGACCGAACTCAGCCGCGAACTCGGCGTCGGCGTGGCGGCGTTGCGGGAACAGCTCGAAGTGGCGCGTTCGCTTGGGCTTGTAGAAGTCAAGCCGCGCACGGGAATGAGGCGCAAGCCGTATTCCTTCGCGCCCGCCGTTCTGAAGAGTCTCGATTACGCCATCGCGCTCAACAAGGATCATTTCATCGCCTTTGCCGACCTGCGCCAGCACATCGAGATCGCCTACTGGCATCAGGCGGTAAAATTACTGACGACCGAAGACCACAATACATTGCACGAACTGGTTGCGCGCGCATGGGAAAAACTGCACGGCAACCCCATCGAAATCCCCCACCCCGAACATCGCGAACTGCATCTCACCATTTACCGCCGCCTGGATAATCCCTTCGTCACCGGCATCCTGCAATCGTATTGGGACGCCTACGAAACCGTCGGCTTGAACTTCTTCACCGATTACAATTATCTGACCCAGGTCTGGACGTATCATCAGCAAATGGTTGACGCCATTTGTGCGAACGATGTGGAAGCGGGCTACAAAGCCCTGACCGAACACACCGATCTGATCCACCACTTATTATCATCGTCCCAGTGA